The nucleotide window CCTCgcattgattgtaagatggaagatgagggttaaaattttaaaaaataaaataaaatcttgccAAAGACACTAGTggggtgaccctagacaagcgACTCActtgctgtttgcctcagtctcctcaactgtaaaatgggagatgaTAGCCCCTCcccctcctagggttgttgtgaggctccagCGAGATGACATTTGTAAGGCGCTTCGCAAGCcttaaagcactctgtaaatgcTGGCCATCAGCATCATGACCAGAGAGCATTTGCCCAAGATGGCTGCCACTAGCTGTCACGGGCTACGCTGTAGGGGTCGTTCAGCCATTTCTGTTGTTTTCCGACTCTTCCTgatcccgtttggggttttcttggcaaaggtgctgGAGTGGTTCGCCGTttccttctgttcattttacagaggaggaaactgaggccagcatggtgaagggacttgcccaggccCACAGAATTGTTATAagcatcagaggccagatttgaactgacaaagaggagtcttcctgactccaggctcggcgctctctccactgtgccacctgtcAGGCGGCTGCCTCTGACCCTCTGCGGGCCCAAAACGAAGGTCTTAAGAGTCACTGCTGTCGGCTTGATTTGCTCATTCTCATCCCAAAAGGGCGAAGGCTCCGCAGCTACCCATTAAAGGCCGAAAACCACCTGGCGAATTCTGGCCCACCCCGATGCTCGGGCCGGGGCCTTTGGGCCTTTCTGTTGATTCGGGGCTCTCAGCATAGCCTCTGCTCCCCTGCCCCAGCGGGCTGTTGCCAGGCCTCTGGTAGGCAGGTTTCGGGAAGGTAGATGGGGATGCTTACTGCTGTGAGCAAGCCAGAAGTTGTTTGGGGCCTGCCTTTCTGTGGGGATCCCTGTGTGTGGGGCCGCCCCCAAGTCGAGCTCTTGGGGCCCTCTGGGAGCGGATGCTTAGGCAGAGCCGCCCCGGGCGCTTCTACTTGTGAAAGTGCTGAATGGTTTGGGCCGAGGAGTTTCTCATAGGAGGGGAAGCAGCGTCAAGATGGCGCTCGAgatagaggagaggaggggggggggggagtgaagcCTCTGCTCCCACCCCAACATTCTCTGCCATGGAAGACGGGCCATCACGTGTTTCAGTTACCCAACCAGGACGTGGCTTCCTTGTGGGGTCTTTGCAGAAGCGAAGGCTTCGGCCAGTGAGGGGTCCGGCCTCGGGCCGTCTTGGCCTGAGACTGAAGCTAAATGCGATACTTGTCAACTGGCATTGTGCGTCCCAGACATAGGCAGAGGCCACGGCCAAGGCAAAGGTCATTCCTTCTTCCTGGGGACTCCCTCCAGCTTTCCCAGGCCCCACCCAGCCTGCCTGTTGTCTGGAGGACAGGCCCATCCCCAAGGGGGGGGGGGCCTGATTCTCTTTGACTGGCTGTTGGCGTTTGGTTCTTTGGCGATGGCAGCCACAAAAGATGGCCATCCACTGGGCCTCCACGGCGCTGGTGTTCGAGGGTGAGGAGAATGAGGCCTCCCTGGGAAGACTGGCTCTCCAGGGGCGGTCCTTGGCCAGAGGCCCCACGTGGTCAGCTGGCCGAAGAGTCCAAATCGCAACGGTATTCGTCCTCTCCTTTGAAATAAGCCAGAAGGCACGAAGAAAGCACTGCTGAAGGGAAGGGGCTGTGGCCTGCCTCTGCCCTCCACTGCCTTGGGGACTCCCAGGAGCTTTGAGTGGGGTTGCTGAGCAGTCCCTGCGTTCCTCGGGGAGAGGCCCGATTCCCCTTTTCTCAGACGGTGTATACAAGGCACCAACCCTCAGGGCTGCCACAGTAAGAGTCTCTCCTCCTCGCAGCTGCCCAGCTCGGACCCTGGCGTGCCTCCGCCCAGCGTCGTGTCTGCGTGATAAAGAGCAAACCCTCGAGCCGCCCGGGAGCAGGCCACGTTCTTAACCGGGACTCCTCGCACGGCCAAGTTTCCGCTAACACCTCAGCCTCGCTGCTTTCCTTTGGACTTTTGTCGATTTACACTTTTAGAAAGGTTTTACATACTTGCGTGGCTAGTTACGCATTATTTAAATGGTAAAAAGAGAATGCCAACGGCTGGCGTTCATGTGGCACCGCGTCCCCTGTGCCCACCACCTGGCAGATATCGGGTCATTGGCTCCTCTCAGCAGCCCTGGGAGATGggtcctcccttccccttttgaggaaactgaggcaggcagagctgAAACAAGCTGCCCCGAGTCACCGAGCTGGTGTCTAAAGGCAGGCTTTGACTTGAGGCCAGCACTCGGTGCACGGCGACGCCCCTGGGAACGGGTCACTAGGCTTCAGCTTGACCGCACAGAGGGCCTGTGACCAGAAACGGTGGTCTCGGGGCCTCCCCAGCTTGACTCTCCCCCCCCTCGTTTCCAACCTTATTGCCTCTCTGACCCCTCCCTACTCCGAGGTGCAGTCAGTGTTCCCCAGACTCAGCTGGCCAGCTCTGGTGCGCCTTCTGCCCTGGGGGGGCCCTCTTTACCCCCACCTCCGGGTGGAAGCCAGGAGCTCGCCTGGCCCGCTGTCTGCCGGACGCCTGTGGTGCAGCCCTTGGGGAGTCGGGATCGTTGGCTTCTTCTCTTCTGCATCCAGGAGGCGAGGCGCGGCCCAGGTGCGGCCCCGTCACAGCCCCTCTTTGTTCGAACGCAGGCCACGACTCCTGTGAGCACCTTCTGTCGAGCGGCAGGTTTCTGGGAGAGAAGGTCTGGCAGCCCCACAGCTGTATGATGCACAAATACAAAGTCAGGTAAAAGTCTTCTTTGCCGGCATTCCCCGAGACAGAGGGTAGAGGTGGGGGAGGAGCAGGAAAGACGCGGCCCTCGTGGCCCCGTCCGCAATCCTGGAGGAGAGCGTGCTGGCGGCAGCCGGAGATTTCAGACGTCTGGGGTCTGAGGTGGCGCCGGCGCCTCGCGGGCCTCGGGGGTCCCTGTGCAGTGGCATGTTACGTCTCGTGTTTGGAGGCTGGCCCCAAGGGCTTCCCGAGGCTCTCCAGATGGAGCTCGTCCCTCGGAAGGGTGGCCTGCCGGGGCACGGCTCCGAGAGCGGAGGGCCAGGCTGGCGGGGTGGAGGCCAGGGAGCACCTTCCAGAAGTAACGGCGGCCTTTTTTTTAGTGAAGCGAAGACCTGCCTTCTCGAGAAGCACGTGGCCTTCGTCGGAGACTCCCGAATCCGCCAGCTCTTTTATTCTTTCGTAAAAATAATCAACCCTCAATTCAGAGAAGAAGGAAACAAGGTGAGGCTGTCCTCGGCCGTGTCCGCGGGGCCCTCGCGCCTCCCTGCTGGAAGAGAGTCAGCTGTAGTTCTTAAGGAGGCGGCATGGATCAGCCTGCAGCCGGGGGAGGTTCCTTTTCTGTGCCAAACCCAAAGAGTCAGTCATTCAGGCGGTGaacactgtgtgccaggcagccGGGGGTGGCGCTCGGTGGAGAGAGGGCCAGGCTTGCCCAGAAAACCCCGCGGGCACTCCGGTCCCACTGAAAGACTGAACAGATAACACGGGCCAAGCACCGGGCTAAGCGGGGGATAGAGTCAGAGCCAAAAGGCAGTCCCCGTCTGCTGAGGGAGACAGCAGGCCCACTGCGGCAGTTAGAAGGGCCGAGAGCCCAGGGTCCGGGTTAGGAAAGCCCACTTATTGCCTCGGCTGGCGGTAATCAGTGCCTGAATGGTCACGGGTCTCTCCTGGTCAGCAGCCTGAGCCACGAACTGCAGCTCTGGAAGGTCATTAGTCAGCCCTCTCCAAGGCATCTCGCATGGTGGCCCCCCAATGAGGCGCCGGGCAAGTAGGCCTCCAGGCCCGATCCCGGGATTCCAGCAGCCTTGCTGATGTCGACGACGAGATCTGGTTAGGCCTGGTTAGGACGGCCGTTGCCGTGAGGCCCCCACACCCACGTGGCTGAGCTCCTTTTTGTTTCCTGGACAAGATGGAGCTTTGAATACTCTCAGGCTTAATTATCCCCTTTTGAAGCTGCTCAGGGTAgggaatagaaggacatttctaGGACTGTCAAgacaaaaaaatgaggaaagaggctTGAAAATGCTTTTCTGGGCCCTGTTAGAAATCAGACAatccggggggcagctgggtggctcagtggatggagagtcaggcctagagacgggaggtcctgggttcaaatctggcctcagacacttcccagctgtgtgaccctgggcaagtcacttgacctccattgcccagcccttcccatTCTTACAGAGTATTGAGTCGAAGGtggaaggttagggttaaaaaaaggccAAATCAAGCTGCTCAGAGCACTCTTTGGACCTGAAAATGATGCAGTGCCGGGAATGAATCTTCTCGGTCTCCCCTCGGATTCGTTGGAAGCGAACGAGTCGCTCGTTGATGTGGCAAACGCTTCGCCGAGGGCACAAGGGGCCTCGGGGTTTTAGCATGATAGAAAAAGGCCCAAAAGAGGTTTGCAAAGGACGCCTGGCGCAGGCCACGGGCGGCACCTTTTCTAAAACTTCTCGCGGCCTGCAGGAGTCTGAATGCACTTCTGTGCTGCGACTCTTCGTCTCCGGCTTTGCCAGGAGCAGGTCATGGTGGGGCTCTCGCTCGAATGAGATGCCGGTTTGCGTTTGCCACGCTCCCGACTGGccggggcaggggcaggggcagggggagCCCAGGCTCGTCTGTGTAAACGTCCGTGTTCTTCTGTCTCCCCTTTCTCTGACAGCATGAAAACATTCCATTCGAAGACAAAACCGCATCCCTTAAAGTGGTGAGTTTATCCCTAAAGTGCCTGCTTGCCAGCGTCTGCACTTCAGTGGCCCGAGAACAGTCCACGGACTGAGGAGACAGAGTGTGTTCGGTAGCTCGCGACTTGCTCAGAGGGAGCGAGTGGGGCCATCCCTTCGGAGATGATCTCGCCTCGCTGCCtctttacagaaggggaaactgagacagagacaaagagctCCGTGGGTCCCCCTGCCTGTGTGCCCGCCCGTGGGCACGCTCCTCCTACTCAATCCCCGAGAGAAAGGATGGGGCGAGCTTCTCGCCCTGCCCTGGCCCCGTGGTGTGCTCCTTCCCCTTCGAGGGGGCTCCTCCAGGGCAGGGGCTGCCGGGGCACCGGGCGCCCGTCGCCCATTGCCTGGCGTAGAGACCGTTCTCAGGAGGGAAGCCGCTTGGCTGCAGCGTCCTCCAGGAGACGCCTAGGAGACGCCTCCACAGCCCCGGTGGGGTGAGCCCCTTGGCCGGGACGGTCCCTATCTCCCGCCAGAGGGCTGCCCCAGGCCGGGGGGGTGTCACCCAGGTGGCTGAAACGGAGATTTCTTGGGTGTGTTTGTGTTCTAGGATTTCCTGTGGCACCCTGAAGTCAATGCTTCCATGAAACAGCGGATCAAAGTGTGGACCGAGGTCAGTACGTGGGGTCGACGAGGCCCTGCTGCTCGCGCTCCCTCTGCAGACCCGGCCATAGGCGGCTTTCCCTCAGGCCCGACTGTCCTGGGGCTGCCTTGACTTCCCAGCAGCAGGAGCAGGGCCAGGCCGATGGCCGATCACGCCTGTGCTCCCAGCTCAGGTCAGCGGGGCTCTCTTGACTAAGCTTCAGGGCCTTGCAGGGTCTTCCAGGAAGTTCCCGGGGCCCCCTCAGCCTCCTGGGACCAACTGGCTTCTTTCAGGCGCAGTGCCGGGTCCTTCCTTCCTGCTGGAAGACCCTTTGGCCATCAGGCCTCCTGTTAGGAGCGAGAGAGGTCCTGGGGATAAGCGAGTCCTCTCCCTGCTTGTGTCCCCACCCTCAGGGCTCCCTGAGGGTCTCTTCTTTCATTCGAATTCTCCCTCTTTAGGAACCTGCTGGAAAACCCCACGTCGTTGTAGTGGGAGCCGCCACGGTGAGCCGCTGCCGTCCCTCTCGGTTGGTTTGGGATGCCCGAGTCCCTCCCGTCATTCAGACGCCCCAGTGTTTGTCCTCTGCCAGGCGGGCcgccttcctcccccttcctccccctgccCTGTCTGTCTGGGCCTTGTAAAGAGCCAGCTTCTGGCACTGGCAGACAGTGAATCGTCCCGAAACCAGGGATGGTTTGGGTGTGGACGGGAAACGCGACTGAAAGTGGAAGGAAAGGTCCACCAGGCGGGATGCGGGCTAATTCCGGGGCTTTCTTTTGGCTCCGCCCTTCTAGTGGTCCATAAAGAGCCACAATGGCAGCGATGAAGCCCTCGCCCAGTACAAGACCAACATCACTTCTCTTGCACCGTTTTTAGAGAAGTTGGCAAAGACGAGTGACGTTTACTGGGTCTTACAAGGTAAGGGCCTCAGCCCGGGTCCAGTTCAAATGGGCCAGGGCGTGGTTTTATGGAAATGCATCCTGGGATAAACCTGCCCCCAAGTAACTGGAGCCAGAGATGTGGGCCTCCTGATGGGGCAGCCCAGCCACTCTGTAGGAGGGGCTAGACCAGTGCGAAGAAGACAGAGGGCCCCTCGCTGCCCTTCTCGTCCGACTGGGGCCCTGGAGTTCGGGGGGCCTTTGGCAGGGACCATTTGGGGGCCACTCTTCTGTTTGGGCTCTGGGGCATCGTTTGATCCAGAATGCCCATGGGATGGGAAGAGCACGGGCTCCCCGGTTTGTCCCCAAGGCCGTTCCCTTGTCTGACCTATACACCAAAGGAACAGACTCCCAAAGGAAGGGAGCCTCTTCTCCTTGGAGCCACTCTGGCTCTCCAGAAGCCCCTTCAGCCGGGCCTCGGAAGCCCGCCTCCCCTTCCCCCGTATGCCCCGGTCTGCCCCCTGGAGCCAGGCAGAGCAAGGCTCTCCATCCCCCTTGCAGACCGTCCAGGCCCCGTCTGTCCCCCGCCTTCCCGACTCTTCTCCGGGGAAGAAGGCTCCGGAGCCCTAAAAATGCCTCGTTTCCTGTGCAGACCCCGTCTACGAAGACCTTCTCAGTGAAAACAGGCGCATGATCACCAACAAGAAGATCAGCGCCTACAACGAGGCAGCCGTCAGCGTCCTCAATGGCAGCGCCAAGAACGCCAAGTCCAGGGTCAGGGTTTTCCGGGTTTCCCAGCTGATCGCCCAAGAGACCATCATGGAGTCCGTGGATGgcctccatctcccagaatcGAGCCGAGACACAGTAAGGACACGCCGGCCCCACAGCGGGATGGCAGTCTCTGCCTTTAACAGTGTCCAGTGGCTCACCTGAGTCCCGAAAGCCCAGGGCTGGCCGTCCTCGACCACGTCAGCCACAACGGTCTGGTTGGCCCGGACCTTACGGCTTTGTCCACTTCTGGGGACAAATCCCACCCTCTGTGGGAGCTCGGAGGAGAAGGAGGCCCCTGACGATCCCCACTCAGCCCAGGCTGGGAAGGGCATCTGGGAGCCCCTGGCAGGGGAGGGGAAGCCCCCATCCTCAGGCCCCTTTGCTGGCCAGCCTGTGTCGTGGAGTTGAAAGTGGCCCCGTGGCCTGGGAGGCCTCTGGGCTCGGGGTGGCCTGCGGTTCTGGGCAAGCCTTTGGATTTGTTTGAAGTCCCGGAGTGTTTCGAGAGCAGGCCTTTGGCACGGGTTATCTCATCACTTCCTCACAGCCCTCATTTTacgaggaagaaactgaggctgagagggggtCGCAGAGGTCAGAGGGCCTCCGCACTCTAGCCGGCCCCTGGCCTGGCGCGCAGCCTGGTCATCAGTGATTGAACAGGCAGCTCCGAGAGAGCCAGGGACGAATGCTACCTCCAATGCGTCTGAGCAGCCTCGAGCCTCTCAGAGAGAGAGTAGGGGCCAGCGCTAAGGGCGGCTCTCCTTTGGGTTCTGGGGCCGCAGCCCAGGGGCAGAAGGCTCGCGTTCGAGTCCTGCCGCACAGATGCCTGGGAGTCGCGTGACCCTCCTCTCcagtctgtttcctcctctgttaaatgggGTTAGTGATAGCGCGGGGGGCGGATCGGACCAGGTAACCCGCGTGCCGTGCCAGCAGGCCAGAGCTGGCTGGAGATGACAAGGGTGCCTTGGTGGCCGGCCAGCGGGTGCGGGGCTCCACGGCAGGCAGTGACCTCCCCGGGCCCCGCTTCCTCTGGCAGAGCGCGATGATCCTCATGAACGTGTGCTGCAACAAGGTGGTGCGGCCCATTGACGGCTCCTGCTGCCAGCCCCCCGCTGCCCCTACCCTCACCCAGAAGCTGGCGGCGGCCTTCTTCAGCTTGTCCATCGCGGGGTGCCTGGTCCTTCACCTGGTGCACCGCCACAGTCACCGGAGGAGCCGGCCATGTGCCGACGTGGAAGGGGGTGAAGAGAAGAAGGCGGCCCCCGCAGCTCCCGTCTCCCCCTCCGAAGTGGTCCTGCAGTCATGCTGCAAGCTGGGGCTCATCATGGCCTACTTCTACCTGTGCGACCGGGCAGACCTGTTTATGAAGGAGAACAAGTTCTACACGCACTCCTCCTTCTTCACCCCCATCATCTACATCCTGGTCTTAGGGGTGTTCTATAACGAAAATACCAAAGAGGTAGGGGCAAGGCCCCGGCCACCTGCTCTCCTGCTCCCCGGGGGCCGGGAGGGGCCTTTTCTAAACAGAAGTGAGAGATGGggccccttccctttccccttccccttcccctggaTCCGAGCAGTTCCCAGAGGTCAGGGCTGAGCCAGCCCCGCCCTCAGGGGGGCCTGTAGGGGGGCCCCTGCAGATCTGGGGCTCTTTAGGGGGCTGGCCCCGGGGATAAAGTCCAGGGCTCTGGCCCCCGAAGGCCCCAAGGCCTAATTCACATGCCACCCTGGCGGCCACTGAGATGGGCATTTCTGGTTACGGAACAGGAGCgactttgtctttgtgtcttttccCAAGGCCCCGGGGTAGGTGGGGGGTCTTTCTGTGCCTGCCTGCTGACCGGGCCTCGGGCCCTGTGTCCGTGTCTCCTTCCCATAGACCAAGATGCTGAACCGGGAGCAGACGGAGGAGTGGAAAGGTTGGATGCAGCTGGTCATTCTCATCTACCACATCTCGGGGGCCAGCACCGTAAGAGTTCCCGCAGAGCCGAGGCCGTCTGGCCAGTGGGGTTTGGTTCCTTGGGACTCCCTCCTGTGGCTCCCTAACCCTGGAGTGGAAAGTCAAGGGAAGGGCAAGAAAGCCAAGGGGCAAAAGCCCTGAGGAGAGGCTGAGAGGATCCCCCACAGCAGGGAAATCCCGACTGAAACAGGCTCGAGAGCTCGGTGCCTGGCACGGACACTGCTCGGCGGAGTGGATGGTCCCAAGGGGTGCTGACCCAGCACGTACACGTGCCATATGGAGGGTGACCAGAGaggcttggggtggggggagggcagtgCCCGGGGGGGGGGTGGCGGGGCTTGGCTCTAACTCCGTCAGCGGCGAGGTGTGCCACGCGCCCCAAGCTGGTCCCAGCAGTCAACACAGAAAATGGGGGATTTCTGGTTTTCACCTTCTTGACCCGCTTGGCTCCAGCCCCGAGAGGTGGGTGGTCAGTCAGGCATcatacccattttgcagatgaggaaaccgagccAGAAACTTGAAGGAGCCCATGAGACTTGCCCACGGTGGCACAGCCCCCACATTGAAATGCCCGCTCCTGGCCACTGCGTACGCCAGCCATGGCCCAGGAGCAGAGGAAAGGGAGAATGGGGGCTCTCTGTAACAAGTCTAACCTTGTCCAGAGGAGGCCTAATTCCTTGGTTAGCATCTCGTTGCCTTGAATACTGCTTGCCATTTGTGGGGATAAGTGAAGAGCCGGGAAATCTATCGTGCTAGAAAGACTTTGGCCTTGAGGTGAGCCAATTTGCAAATGCTGTCCAGACGCCAGCTAATGATTCGCCGGCAGCTCTGAGGTCTCATCTCTGCCCACCCGGGTCCTGCCCGTGACCGtcccatcttctctctctgccctTCTCCGGGGTTCTTCCTTTCTTGGCCACCTTTCCCCTTCCAAGGGATGCCCCTCGTTAGCTCTGACCCTCCAGGCCTTGCCGCGTCACCCGTGACTACTGATGGAGGGGTTTCAACCAGGGAAAGAGTCTCGCAGCTTCCTTTAAGCAGTCCATCCGGCTGTCTGCTCCCCTCCCAGCTCAGGGTGTCCTGTCTGTCCCAGGACGCCATCCTGGTGGCCACCATCTGGGCAGTGGACCCCTTCTTCCTCAGCTTGGAGATTCCTAGCGGATGGGCAGGGCGGGCCGTACCCCCGGGTGACCGCAGAGCTCTTCCTGAGGCCTGGGCCGTAGCTCCTCCCCTGCCTTTGGGGAGCAGACGCGTCCATGCATTGTGCAGGACAGGCCCACCGCCCGAACAGGGCTCGTGCTGATGCATCTCCCGGGAAAGCCTGGATGACGGGGCTGCGTAGAGGGGAGAGAGGCTGCCTCCTTGGCATCAGGAAGCCTGGAAGTGAATTTAGGAAGTTCCGGAAGCCCACTGGGCTCCCGTACTCTGCCTGGTTCAGTCAAGTGCATGTCTTCTGTGGCGACCAATAAGGGCGCAGGCTTTCTTCCCGCTCCGTGTTGCCACTCAGGGCCTTTGGGGTGGATCCCCTCTTTCTGCCCTTTTTCCTGTCTCAGTTCTTGAGGGCCTCTGTGGACCCCCAGAGAGACCACCCGGATTCGCTTCTGAAGGAAGTCTTGGGGCCTTTGTCCATTCCACGAGCACTTGGTGTCTCGTGCTTTTCTCCTGGACGCCTGCACTTTACCAGAACTCTCTCCCAGCCCTCAGGTTGCCCCCCTTTGCCTGGAAGTCCCTGAGTCTGTGTCTGGGGCTCCAGTGTAGGGTCTCCCTAAGCCTTCCTCCTCTGCCAGTGACCTCGGCCCGGGGAGGCTCCGAGTGCCTCTCCGTTTGCTGCTCACATTCTTTCAGCAGGCTGTGGTGCCTTTTACTTGGGGAGTCCTGGTTTGGTTTGGAGCCCGTGTGTTGAGCTGGGAGTGGCTCGGTGCCCCCCCCTTGGAGAAAACTTGCAAATCCTCTAAACACTCCGTGAAGCCATCACTGTGGAGGCAGAAGGGGCCGTGCAGGAGGGGGCATTTTAGGTTCCTCGTCCCAGGCAGGCTACCCGCTCAGGATAGGCCCCTTTAGTGAGCTGGTGCTTCGGCAGCAGACTTGGCCCGCTCTCCACGAGTGGGAGCTCGGCCTCCAGTCTTCATTCTTTGACTCAAACCCAGAATTTCTGTCCCCTCCttagagggagacagaaagagccGTCATGCCTTGTGCAGGCGGCTCCCACTCCCAGCAGGCTGCAGGCCTTCGTCATGGGCTTCATGCCTGGGCAGCCTTTGTGAGAAGGTTGCGTTTTCCCCCCAGAAACAAAGGCCCTGACTGTGGTCAGGCGCCTGGGCTGCCCCACAGAAGCCCAGCGACTCCCTACTTGCCTGCAGTTGGTGTGCCTGGTTCGAGGGAACCTCAAGAACTCAGAGAGCACATTTTCTTGGGGGAAAACCAGCTGCGAGCTCCTCCTGGGGCTGCCACAAGCGCGCGTTCTCTGCTGTCGTCTTGGCAGGAGAATCCCTGCGAGGAGACGTTTCGGGCTCTCCTTGCCATTTCCAAAAGGGCCCAGCTGGCGGGGGGACTGGCGAGTTGACTGGACGTGGGCCTTCCGAGTGCTCTTCTCCCAGATCTGACTTTGCCCCATCAGGTCTTCAATAGCGTTGAGTGGGGTGATTGGCGGCCAGGCTAGGCAGCGCTGACAAGGCGGGCAGAGCCCACGTCGGC belongs to Gracilinanus agilis isolate LMUSP501 chromosome 5, AgileGrace, whole genome shotgun sequence and includes:
- the CASD1 gene encoding N-acetylneuraminate 9-O-acetyltransferase isoform X1, giving the protein MAALAYTRGRREINQYFSVSSAKGLALAAVLLLAAGHAALRHYPGHDSCEHLLSSGRFLGEKVWQPHSCMMHKYKVSEAKTCLLEKHVAFVGDSRIRQLFYSFVKIINPQFREEGNKHENIPFEDKTASLKVDFLWHPEVNASMKQRIKVWTEEPAGKPHVVVVGAATWSIKSHNGSDEALAQYKTNITSLAPFLEKLAKTSDVYWVLQDPVYEDLLSENRRMITNKKISAYNEAAVSVLNGSAKNAKSRVRVFRVSQLIAQETIMESVDGLHLPESSRDTSAMILMNVCCNKVVRPIDGSCCQPPAAPTLTQKLAAAFFSLSIAGCLVLHLVHRHSHRRSRPCADVEGGEEKKAAPAAPVSPSEVVLQSCCKLGLIMAYFYLCDRADLFMKENKFYTHSSFFTPIIYILVLGVFYNENTKETKMLNREQTEEWKGWMQLVILIYHISGASTFLPVYMHIRVLVAAYLFQTGYGHFSYFWIKGDFGIHRVCQVLFRLNFLVVVLCIVMDRPYQFYYFVPLVTVWFLVIYGTLALWPQITQKKANGSCFWHLGLLMKLASLLVCICFLAYSQGAFEKIFSLWPLSKCFELNGNVYEWWFRWKLDRYVVFHGMLFAFVYLALQKHQLLSEGKGEPLLPSRVANVLLFVSVVSFLTYSIWASSCKTKAECNELHPAVSVVQILAFILIRNIPGYARSVYSSFFAWFGKISLELFICQYHIWLAADTRGVLVLVPGSPALNITVSTFVFVCVAHEISRITNDLAHVLLPKESSALWKRLACIAAFFCALLLLSAVRGGR
- the CASD1 gene encoding N-acetylneuraminate 9-O-acetyltransferase isoform X2, whose protein sequence is MAALAYTRGRREINQYFSVSSAKGLALAAVLLLAAGHAALRHYPGHDSCEHLLSSGRFLGEKVWQPHSCMMHKYKVSEAKTCLLEKHVAFVGDSRIRQLFYSFVKIINPQFREEGNKHENIPFEDKTASLKVDFLWHPEVNASMKQRIKVWTEEPAGKPHVVVVGAATWSIKSHNGSDEALAQYKTNITSLAPFLEKLAKTSDVYWVLQDPVYEDLLSENRRMITNKKISAYNEAAVSVLNGSAKNAKSRVRVFRVSQLIAQETIMESVDGLHLPESSRDTSAMILMNVCCNKVVRPIDGSCCQPPAAPTLTQKLAAAFFSLSIAGCLVLHLVHRHSHRRSRPCADVEGGEEKKAAPAAPVSPSEVVLQSCCKLGLIMAYFYLCDRADLFMKENKFYTHSSFFTPIIYILVLGVFYNENTKETKMLNREQTEEWKGWMQLVILIYHISGASTFLPVYMHIRVLVAAYLFQTGYGHFSYFWIKGDFGIHRVCQVLFRLNFLVVVLCIVMDRPYQFYYFVPLVTVWFLVIYGTLALWPQITQKKANGNCFWHLGLLMKLASLLVCICFLAYSQGAFEKIFSLWPLSKCFELNGNVYEWWFRWKLDRYVVFHGMLFAFVYLALQKHQLLSEGKGEPLLPSRVANVLLFVSVVSFLTYSIWASSCKTKAECNELHPAVSVVQILAFILIRNIPGYARSVYSSFFAWFGKISLELFICQYHIWLAADTRGVLVLVPGSPALNITVSTFVFVCVAHEISRITNDLAHVLLPKESSALWKRLACIAAFFCALLLLSAVRGGR